A single region of the Lotus japonicus ecotype B-129 chromosome 4, LjGifu_v1.2 genome encodes:
- the LOC130714766 gene encoding uncharacterized protein LOC130714766 — MIEGGIVMSIQTPNHPLFLTGDAFKKRIQTQSRTRSSSGTVLQVSSALLTDENGSYPEPGTSFMRCKRPSCLLSQPNTVGVIGGVSVLSTLIFLEKLAYWGSRNGKECPPFVVCSDPMLSKVLSSRGPFPSARSRMAHIKLKQDQVIENLKYTMNFLQQSGARGLAMPCHLSHAWHGEISEDGSLPFLHVGDCVAMELKKAKLKPIHATNTVRIGLLTTDSLFVGSYYQDKLQSQGFEVVLLDKETEEHTLVPAVEALSRKDIEGARNLLRIAIHVLLVRAVNVVILASDDLLGVLPHNDPLLRKCIDPMDALARSTIHWAETTAKSLNHNASFTNSKKAGKY, encoded by the exons ATGATAGAAGGGGGCATAGTGATGTCCATACAGACACCAAATCACCCTCTATTTCTTACTGGTGATGCCTTTAAAAAGAGAATTCAGACTCAAAGCAGAACAAGATCAAGTTCAGGTACAGTTTTGCAGGTTTCTTCAGCTCTGCTTACAGATGAGAATGGAAGCTATCCAGAACCAGGTACTTCCTTCATGAGATGTAAGAGACCTTCTTGCCTTCTAAGCCAACCAAACACTGTTGGTGTTATAGGTGGTGTATCAGTACTATCAACTCTTATTTTCTTGGAAAAGCTTGCTTATTGGGGTTCAAGAAATGGTAAGGAATGTCCGCCTTTTGTGGTCTGCAGTGATCCTATGTTAAGCAAAGTGCTTTCATCACGCGGTCCCTTTCCTTCTGCAAGGAGCAGAATGGCTCATATCAAACTGAAGCAGGACCAGGTAATTGAGAATTTGAAGTACACAATGAACTTTCTTCAGCAGTCCGGTGCGCGTGGCTTGGCCATGCCCTGCCATCTATCACACGCGTGGCACGGCGAAATTTCGGAGGATGGTTCCCTTCCATTTCTTCATGTTGGTGACTGTGTGGCCATGGAACTCAAGAAAGCTAAGCTGAAGCCAATTCATGCTACAAATACTGTGCGGATTGGACTGCTTACTACAGATTCCCTTTTTGTAGGTAGTTATTACCAGGATAAGCTTCAAAGTCAG GGATTTGAAGTAGTGTTGCTAGACAAAGAAACTGAGGAACACACACTGGTTCCTGCAGTGGAGGCTTTGTCAAGAAAGGACATTGAAGGGGCAAGGAACTTACTGAGAATCGCGATCCATGTTCTTTTGGTCAGGGCAGTGAACGTGGTGATTCTGGCATCTGATGATCTGCTCGGTGTTCTCCCTCACAATGATCCTCTTCTCAGGAAATGCATAGACCCCATGGATGCTTTAGCCAGATCAACTATACATTGGGCAGAAACAACAGCAAAG